GGTCTAGTGCACATGTACATATCATGGATTTGAATCTGGGCCCTACTTGCTCAGCAAAAAATCTAACTTTCCAATACTCTATCGAAGTCCTCGGCCTGTGTTCCTCGATCAAGCGTCGGCCGTCCAGGCACGCGTCTACCGTGCGTCTTCTGTATCACTTAAATTTCACAGCAGCCTCTGCTCGAAACATTTTCCCGCGGCCACGACTGTATCCatctaataaaatataaaatgcataaataACATCGTTAAATAATGACTTTGTTGGAGGCCAGGATGCTAATTTATTAAAGGTGGCTACACACAAAGCAATAATTTCTTAGCAAAGTGTGTGATTTACCAATATGAACTTTTGCTTTAGAATGCTTTTAGAATGTAAATTTACGCACAGCCATGACCATGCATACCGAGTACCAATTGGTGGGAAATGCTTGTCAAAACGAACGCAGAGTAGTTTATAGgaaaatatgtttcaaaatCATTAGGCCTAAAGTTTcgatgtaaatatttttttttcattgtgaaTTCATGCAACGGTGTTTCATGTAATTTGACCACGACCGTTTATTTGTAGATTTATGATCATTTCCCTACTAAAgtactgtctttttttttttttagattataGCCACTTCAATAATTGAACAGACTCAGATTATGAGAAATCGAATGGGAGTTGGCTGTTGCTCCGATTTAATATTTGCCCTAAGCTGTAGTTTAGAGAGCACATTTCTGGAAAAAGATTGGACATTTCTTAAGGAAATGAAAATACTGGCACAGCAGATATCGTATTTGCGGTATATATATCCTGGACAAATGCTTTGGTTACCTTTGTTTGCCTATCCAGTATATAGCAGAGGCAAACAAAGGTAACCAATGCAATTATGGTGGTCATGTCGGTGCCATCTACCATTGTCAATGAACACTTCTGCAGGATGTTATCTGGCATctcataattttattttacattaagaaCTTTATAAAACGATCAAAGGAATAAACGGCACCCAGAACGACATCAAAGCAGAGCATTCCACTCTCTTAATTTGCAGATGGTAAGGTGGAACGCATGACTCGTTCATACGTAACAATAATGATGAAATTAGGCTACAAAAGGGAGCAGTTAGGATGGGAGGCCTACTCGTGATTGCTGAATATATTCATTAGAATAACACAATTTCACAATGCTAAAGATACTTGAATTATACTGATTGTCATCTCTTGAGCGAAGTATTCATTTTTACTGGTGATGCGAGCCATTACAGAGCGATCCAAAAATGAATACTGTAATTCCCTCAACATGTCACATTATAGCACCTGTTTCTCTATCAAACTCAATCTCCGACAAATCAGAGATTGGTTTCTGTTGTTGTATTTTATGCAACCTATGGCGTGTTATATTACTCACAGGAATGATTTTGATATTGAATGATTAATgtgtgcatttttaaaatgcacaCAGCAAAGGTATTGCAGATCGCTATGGTATTTATCACCGGGAAAAAACGAATGTAGGTCATTTTTACGTAATATTTGACTAATGAGGCCCCTGATGTGGGCTTGTATTATGCAAAGTTAGATAAAAAACTATCCTTAAGATATTTTATGTACTGTCGTTAAGACTtagtaataataacatttaCCTAAAATATCTCTTGTAGCGGGCCATAGGACTGAAATCGAATTGAGCAGCCACGTCTCTGTCATTAAAAAGATACCACCAAGGGTAGTACAATACAATTCACTCTCAAAAACATGACAATAAATTATCTCTAAGAGTGGTTTCCTCAAAGGTTTTGAGTAATGTCAATGCATTGGGGTTTAGAGGGTAATTTTGACATGTGTATGCTTACTGGGGTAGAGATATTCATAATTTCTCTAATAATCTGTGCAGTATCTTAAACAGCATTGATAATGATGTCTGTCCTTTTAATGTcacatctcatcttcatccgctgtCCTTTTAATGTTATTTCCATAAATATCCAGGTCATATGCAAAGCATTAAGTTGTTGTATAAATACAACATATCGGACATTATATTTCATTCTTTCAAGTGGTTGAAAAGGCAGTTGTAACCTTTTAGGTCAACACATTTCTGGACATGTTTTGGAGTTCATAAATAAAGGTTTTCATCTTATAGAAGACTCTAGACCAAATATTACccacatttgaaaatattaccCACATCACGTTGAAAAAAAGTTGGGTGGTGAGTATAGCCTATACACTCCTGCAGATATTACtcgtcatttagaaatgtctcaaTCCTACTAGACTGAAGCACACTAAATTGGAACAAAGGGCACGCGGTTTTTGTACActtctgaaaatacatttatttaaacagatATATGAGATAAGATATCctataaaatattgaaaagaaACATGTATGTGAACACAAATGTAAATCCAACAGCAATCTGAAAGACAGAACCCATTAATGCTAATGTTGGTATCTACCAGATTCTTATCaattctgaagaaaaaaaataaactccaTAGGAACTTTTGAAATCCAGAAtcttatcattattattattattttgtttccattagACTTTTATGCAATCGTATATTGGATGTTTTAAGTcctgtaaaatgtgtaaataccagGATTTCATTGTCATATCAAATAACGTGATCCCACGTGTGTAATGAGCATAAGTAACTTACTATAATTTTGAGGCCTGCTGCAATATATTGATAATTTTATCAGTTTGAATAGGGtaatcaaaatactttttttcatttaaatgtgggTGGATAATTTTATTTGATACTCTGGTTGAATTACAACACCCTTTATTTATGATATAACCTAAACCATATCAATGGAGTCTCTGATTAAAACTGAAAGTGAGAGATAGAGTGAAGCAGAGGAAAATACCTAATTTTCATTGAATGCGAGTGAAGTCAATATTGCATGGGCCAGTCATGGTGCTTTGGTTATGACAGTAGGACTAAAATATATAGAATCTAAAAGTCTAATTATTGgggaaaatgtatacatttgtatcATCAATGAGAAGACACGACATAACATTGATTAGAATTTTCTTAAACAGACGACAATACATTAAAACGAAGAAACTAAAATCcaatcagaaaaaaattaacaaagGTAGGCTTACGTAGGTAGGCCTAGGATAATGCTGATCTATGTTGTCAGTGCCTGTCTTTGGTACTAAGTAAATCCACAGTGTTATTAGCAAGCGCATGATTTCACAGTAGTTACAAAATGTAagctattatttcattatttacaaGTGCAATAAAAATCGAAGAGAATAGCCAAACCTCCTGGCTACCATCAATTCGTAATTTATGACCAATGCTCTGGATGGACAGGAGATGTCAAAATagcaagagaaaataaataatacatgtgATGCACAAGCGTAAGCTTCTGGGCTATATTGTCTTCTATTTAGCCTATTTGTTACAGCCTGAACGGTTTTCAAGTAAATAGTATGTTCCTCATTTAATTTGAATGTAATTTAATGATTAAACACGCATCTCAAATAAGAATAATTTCAATCAAATCAGATGGTACCCATTATTTCGCCAGAATgcattattcaaatgtataattCAGTTGCAGTTCGAAATGTTGAGTTATTAGTATAATGTTTAGGGCCTTACATAATTAGGCTACACAATAGGCTAAATGGATTCAAATGATTGTTCAATGTGGTCTGGTCACATTAATTCCGAAATGTAGCATACTGGAGCCCAATCCTGTGCAATTAGACCATGGAATCTGACTATAGGAAATATAACTCCCCTGAGTTCATGATAGGCCTATTGAGGATATCATGTCTGAAGAACATCCAAACACATTGTAATCAGAGAGGTAGATTAtgttctccccctttctcctgtAGAATGCAATCCTAGTCAACActgttttatgtactgtatacttATAAATTAATGTGCGTCTGAATGTATTGCGCAATGGATTCTCTATGGTTCAAATTTGCCAAATCATAAGGTGTGTGGCCTTCGGAGTTGCGTCTTTCCACGTCCATCGTAATACAAAAAAGTATCTGAACAACTTCAAGATGGCCTTCTCTTGCCGCAAGATGCAATGGCAGATTACCATCGTGGTCCAGGAGATTGACATCTGCCCCATGATCCACCAATACGCGAAGAGTATCAGCGTACCCATCACGTGCAGCGTCATGACAGACTGTGAGACCTTTGACTTGATCACGGACGTTTGGATTTGCGTTTGCCTTCAGGAGCGCTGCCGCGATGGCTGGGTTACCAAGTTTCATcacctgtaaaataaaatgaaaaatatatatgttattgtaatatttatatttataaacaAATTTGATGTGGTAGAAAGCACAGCTAAATTAAACCACAATTTACATGCAAAGACGTAGACAATACTGGAAAATAAATAGGAAACGATAAAAAACCGCAACACAATTTCAGCCATAGCGAGTTCatcattttacaaatatattaatcTACTACCTATAATTACCTACCTTTTGATAAACATCCGAACACTTTAAATTGTAGTGATTTTATCAGACGCATGCAAAGCGAATTATTGTAATGGCTGGATATATTTCCATACTTCCAACGACTCTGTTGTACCGAGCTATGGTACCTCTTAGCAAATCTATCATTCCTTTAGATATGGAATctattctaaaatatttttttcccatttGGAAGAGAGGAGTGTCAACGCTTATTATAGATGTTGGcatcatatttttaaaaaatgcacGTTATTTTCTTCATTGACAAAGACACCTCTCAGATGCCTTTCCAGTCTACAGTACCTAATTGAAATTATGCGCCAACATTCTACAGGACCAAATTGTATTTATAGGCCTACATAGTATGTTTATTAAGCTAAATCAGAATGTAACCACAGGACTCAATGATGGACACGTGTTTATACCAGACTGAACATCCTCATCAAGACAAGAGTCTGCTCTACTATGAGGCCTAGTTTAAAGAATGTGTCAAATACTCATACAGTCTATTGCATTGCAGTTGTTTAAGTATGTTTTTCGAGATTAATCATGTCCGATAAATGATCATGTATATGATATTTTTTGGTCAACATATTTTGAGGTTTCACTAACCGTTATTTTGATCATCAGATCAGCGGTGAAAAATATCTAAATTAAGGCACTTTGATGCCCTCAGATTCATAAATCATGCAAAAATCGATTACATCCAACATAGCCCTGGGCTATTCGTTGAAAATCAGCTGCAGCAAGAATAGGCCTAGGCCTACTTATATTATGAATTGTTATAAAACTTTGAATTGTTATAGAAATTGCAGGTTCCGGTGACTTTTACCACATTTGTCAAAAAAGCACGGTGATATAGCTCAC
The nucleotide sequence above comes from Esox lucius isolate fEsoLuc1 chromosome 8, fEsoLuc1.pri, whole genome shotgun sequence. Encoded proteins:
- the cdkn2c gene encoding cyclin-dependent kinase 4 inhibitor C isoform X2, which gives rise to MAGEANILSSASARGDLADVEMLLQNGTDVNENNVFGRTPLQVMKLGNPAIAAALLKANANPNVRDQVKGLTVCHDAARDGYADTLRVLVDHGADVNLLDHDDGYSRGRGKMFRAEAAVKFK
- the cdkn2c gene encoding cyclin-dependent kinase 4 inhibitor C isoform X1, coding for MAGEANILSSASARGDLADVEMLLQNGTDVNENNVFGRTPLQVMKLGNPAIAAALLKANANPNVRDQVKGLTVCHDAARDGYADTLRVLVDHGADVNLLDHDGNLPLHLAAREGHLEVVQILFCITMDVERRNSEGHTPYDLANLNHRESIAQYIQTHINL